One Triticum dicoccoides isolate Atlit2015 ecotype Zavitan chromosome 5B, WEW_v2.0, whole genome shotgun sequence genomic window carries:
- the LOC119311502 gene encoding uncharacterized protein LOC119311502 isoform X2, with protein MMSACYPCSWQLADQTCFRRCPGGAGDRQEWQVNEELQAEEEEVNELMEAFAMIDKEPFAVFVKEPFAVFVTYAPPDVRTGTKFNVRTGKKLSPLVVHNSGQYGFKANCKTVNSWRSPRTVPPTELQF; from the exons ATGATGAGTGCTTGCTATCCGTGTTCATGGCAGCTCGCCGACCAGACTTGCTTCAGGCGATGCCCCG gaGGCGCCGGCGACCGGCAGGAGTGGCAGGTGAATGAAGAGCtgcaggcagaggaggaggaggtgaacgAGCTG ATGGAGGCTTTCGCCATGATCGAT AAGGAGCCTTTCGCCGTGTTTGTT AAGGAGCCTTTCGCAGTGTTCGTT ACTTATGCACCTCCCGATGTGAGGACTGGCACCAAGTTCAATGTGAGGACCGGCAAGAAGTTGTCGCCACTAGTGGTGCACAACAGTGGGCAGTATGGTTTCAAAGCGAATTGTAAG ACCGTGAATTCGTGGAGATCTCCACGAACTGTTCCACCGACTGAGCTTCAATTCTGA
- the LOC119311502 gene encoding uncharacterized protein LOC119311502 isoform X1, producing MAARRPDLLQAMPRLQAETATEHREGASPTGRYGQEDAGEEGSPRPAAVPGEDGHGWRHRIPDRAVGALLLPPHERKRARPAVARDEEGPRMLTVELGAQFTAMDRGGRSAGGGGSRGGGGGTGWPGSNRIQRLTTTKEPGREIRRTKLGPWSWGVRI from the exons ATGGCAGCTCGCCGACCAGACTTGCTTCAGGCGATGCCCCG CCTGCAGGCAGAGACGGCCACTGAGCACCGCGAAGGGGCGAGCCCGACAGGAAGATACGGGCAAGAGGATGCAGGGGAGGAGGGCTCACCTCGGCCGGCCGCCGTTCCCGGCGAAGATGGCCACGGATGGAGGCATCGGATCCCGGACCGCGCCGTCGGAGCCCTCCTCCTGCCACCGCACGAGAGGAAGAGGGCCCGGCCGGCCGTCGCGCGCGACGAAGAGGGTCCGCGGATGCTGACCGTGGAGCTCGGGGCGCAGTTTACCGCGATGGACAGGGGCGGCCGGTCGGCGGGTGGAGGTGGTTctcgtggcggcggcggaggaaccGGGTGGCCGGGATCTAACCGCATCCAACGGTTGACAACAACCAAGGAGCCGGGGAGGGAGATCCGACGGACGAAATTGGGTCCGTGGTCGTGGGGCGTGCGTATATAA
- the LOC119311501 gene encoding uncharacterized protein LOC119311501 yields MQVYSPHLPYPVWHPVYGLIMRMDSACFFVSYHQIELTKVVSTSKLLLFFCGLIVLGIMKGAGYNNVSGVALSNKYHGLWWNYQAWAPRVNTSSTQVERIKVPLMRAGS; encoded by the exons ATGCAG GTGTATTCACCTCATCTGCCATATCCGGTATGGCACCCAGTATATGGACTAATCATGCGCATGGATTCCGCCTGTTTTTTTGTCAGCTATCACCAAATTGAGTTGACGAAGGTTGTTTCAACTTCCAAGTTATTACTGTTCTTCTGTGGCCTTATTGTCCTGGGGATCATGAAAG GTGCTGGATACAACAATGTCAGTGGGGTGGCTTTATCAAACAAGTATCATGGTCTCTGGTGGAACTATCAAG CATGGGCGCCGAGAGTTAACACCTCCTCCACACAGGTTGAGCGCATCAAAGTTCCTCTAATGCGCGCTGGGAGTTGA
- the LOC119311502 gene encoding uncharacterized protein LOC119311502 isoform X4: MADEMNTPANKMEAFAMIDKEPFAVFVKEPFAVFVTYAPPDVRTGTKFNVRTGKKLSPLVVHNSGQYGFKANCKTVNSWRSPRTVPPTELQF; this comes from the exons ATGGCAGATGAGATGAATACACCTGCAAATAAG ATGGAGGCTTTCGCCATGATCGAT AAGGAGCCTTTCGCCGTGTTTGTT AAGGAGCCTTTCGCAGTGTTCGTT ACTTATGCACCTCCCGATGTGAGGACTGGCACCAAGTTCAATGTGAGGACCGGCAAGAAGTTGTCGCCACTAGTGGTGCACAACAGTGGGCAGTATGGTTTCAAAGCGAATTGTAAG ACCGTGAATTCGTGGAGATCTCCACGAACTGTTCCACCGACTGAGCTTCAATTCTGA
- the LOC119311502 gene encoding uncharacterized protein LOC119311502 isoform X3 yields the protein MVAAAAEAGGAGDRQEWQVNEELQAEEEEVNELMEAFAMIDKEPFAVFVKEPFAVFVTYAPPDVRTGTKFNVRTGKKLSPLVVHNSGQYGFKANCKTVNSWRSPRTVPPTELQF from the exons atggttgcggcggcggcggaggcaggaGGCGCCGGCGACCGGCAGGAGTGGCAGGTGAATGAAGAGCtgcaggcagaggaggaggaggtgaacgAGCTG ATGGAGGCTTTCGCCATGATCGAT AAGGAGCCTTTCGCCGTGTTTGTT AAGGAGCCTTTCGCAGTGTTCGTT ACTTATGCACCTCCCGATGTGAGGACTGGCACCAAGTTCAATGTGAGGACCGGCAAGAAGTTGTCGCCACTAGTGGTGCACAACAGTGGGCAGTATGGTTTCAAAGCGAATTGTAAG ACCGTGAATTCGTGGAGATCTCCACGAACTGTTCCACCGACTGAGCTTCAATTCTGA